From a region of the Aeoliella mucimassa genome:
- a CDS encoding prepilin peptidase — protein MLADSINLNDAQWWLVIVFIAFLGGCVGSFLNVVMYRLPRKESVVWPGSHCPKCQHAIRPWHNLPVLGWLMLRGKCYDCKAPISPKYPFVEAVTAAVFVLAALASGIL, from the coding sequence ATGCTTGCCGACTCGATCAACCTGAACGACGCCCAGTGGTGGCTCGTGATTGTCTTCATCGCCTTCCTGGGGGGGTGTGTTGGTAGCTTCTTGAACGTGGTGATGTACCGGCTCCCTCGCAAGGAGAGCGTGGTCTGGCCAGGTTCTCATTGCCCGAAGTGTCAGCACGCGATCCGTCCCTGGCATAATTTGCCCGTACTCGGTTGGCTGATGCTCCGTGGCAAGTGCTACGACTGCAAAGCTCCTATCTCTCCCAAGTATCCATTCGTCGAAGCGGTGACCGCCGCTGTGTTTGTGCTGGCCGCGTTAGCGAGTGGAATCTTGTAA
- a CDS encoding UbiD family decarboxylase produces the protein MAYASLKKCVDDLERNKHLVRIDVPIDPHLEAAAIHRRVFEAGGPAILFTNVVGCKFPMVSNLFGTIERSRYLFRHELAVFEQLVDLKIDPMAALRHPLKYASVPLAALRMLPRLVSNGPVMANKTTVSQLPQMVSWPRDGGPFVTLPQVYTEDVREPGLKRSNLGMYRIQLGGNEYVPNDEIGLHYQIHRSIGVHQQMAVERGEPFRVNIFVGGPPAMSLAAVMPLPEGMSELGFAGVLGGSRVRMVRRSDGLPVHADTDFAICGTVIPGELKPEGPFGDHLGYYSLAHPFPVLKVEQVYHRDGAIWPFTVVGRPPQEDTMFGQLIHELTSRLIPAVLPGVKQVHAVDAAGVHPLLLAIGSERYTPYRKVDRPQELLTQASAILGQGQLSLAKFLWIAASQDDPQLDLHDIERFFAHMLSRADWNRDLHFTTETTIDTLDYSGSNLNSGSKLVVAAVGERQFDLATELPSDLRLPDGFSQPEIVMPGVLAVKAPPCPAPSFHQPPAEFDSTQDLRRFCESYSPYESIHRFRLVLLVDDSQFVAKSLSNFLWVTFTRTNPASDVDGIGAFIQHKHWGCQGPLVMDARTKPHHVPALAEDPDITRKVDSLAAKGGPLAGLY, from the coding sequence ATGGCTTACGCCTCGCTAAAAAAATGTGTCGACGATCTTGAGCGCAACAAGCACTTGGTGCGCATCGACGTACCGATAGATCCGCATCTTGAGGCGGCCGCGATTCATCGGCGAGTGTTCGAAGCCGGCGGGCCGGCCATTCTGTTTACCAATGTCGTCGGCTGCAAGTTCCCGATGGTGAGCAATTTGTTCGGCACCATCGAACGGTCGCGGTATCTGTTTCGTCACGAGCTGGCCGTGTTCGAACAACTGGTTGACCTCAAGATCGACCCCATGGCTGCGTTGCGCCATCCGCTGAAGTACGCAAGCGTTCCGCTGGCAGCCCTGCGAATGCTCCCACGGCTGGTTTCCAATGGCCCCGTGATGGCGAACAAAACCACCGTGAGCCAGTTGCCACAGATGGTAAGCTGGCCCCGCGACGGAGGGCCTTTCGTCACGTTGCCTCAGGTTTATACGGAAGACGTTCGCGAGCCGGGACTCAAACGCTCGAACCTGGGGATGTATCGCATCCAACTCGGCGGCAACGAATATGTGCCGAACGATGAGATTGGTCTGCACTACCAAATCCACCGCTCGATCGGCGTGCATCAGCAAATGGCCGTCGAACGCGGCGAGCCGTTCCGCGTGAACATCTTTGTCGGCGGCCCCCCTGCGATGAGCCTGGCGGCGGTGATGCCGTTGCCGGAAGGAATGAGCGAACTCGGCTTTGCTGGCGTGCTGGGGGGCAGTCGCGTGCGGATGGTGCGTCGGTCGGATGGGTTGCCGGTGCATGCCGATACCGACTTTGCCATCTGCGGCACCGTGATCCCAGGCGAGCTGAAACCCGAAGGGCCCTTCGGCGACCACCTGGGCTACTACTCGCTGGCCCATCCGTTCCCCGTGCTCAAAGTGGAGCAGGTGTATCATCGCGATGGTGCCATCTGGCCCTTCACCGTGGTCGGTCGGCCGCCGCAGGAAGACACGATGTTCGGGCAATTGATCCACGAACTCACGTCGCGATTGATTCCTGCGGTGCTGCCTGGCGTGAAGCAGGTGCATGCGGTCGACGCTGCCGGCGTGCACCCCTTGTTGCTAGCCATCGGCAGCGAACGTTACACGCCCTATCGCAAGGTCGACCGCCCGCAAGAACTGCTCACCCAGGCGAGTGCCATCCTTGGTCAGGGGCAGTTGTCGCTGGCCAAGTTCCTGTGGATTGCTGCTTCGCAGGACGATCCCCAACTCGACCTGCACGACATCGAGCGATTCTTCGCCCACATGCTGTCGCGGGCCGATTGGAACCGCGACCTGCATTTCACCACCGAGACCACCATCGATACCCTCGACTACTCCGGCAGCAATTTGAACTCGGGATCGAAGCTGGTGGTCGCTGCGGTCGGCGAGAGACAATTCGATCTGGCTACCGAACTCCCCAGCGATCTGCGATTGCCCGATGGCTTCAGCCAGCCTGAGATCGTGATGCCTGGCGTGCTGGCGGTGAAGGCTCCCCCCTGCCCGGCGCCGAGCTTCCACCAGCCCCCTGCGGAGTTCGATAGCACGCAGGATCTGCGCAGGTTCTGCGAGAGCTACTCCCCCTACGAATCGATCCACCGCTTCCGACTGGTACTGCTGGTCGACGATTCGCAGTTTGTGGCCAAATCGCTCAGTAACTTCCTGTGGGTCACGTTTACGCGTACCAATCCCGCGTCCGACGTGGATGGCATCGGTGCATTCATCCAGCACAAACATTGGGGATGCCAGGGGCCGCTGGTCATGGACGCCCGCACCAAGCCCCATCACGTCCCGGCGCTGGCCGAGGACCCCGACATCACCCGAAAAGTCGATTCGCTAGCAGCAAAAGGGGGCCCTTTGGCAGGGCTTTACTAG
- a CDS encoding LOG family protein: MPKPTPDEFTLDARHPGLSEAVERNRKAILNSPSYKLAEYDVDFIKRDEQRPVRMQLELQKTEQLLREHHIETMIVVFGGTQIVPRDQAEQRVEIAKKELAAAPDDKRLQRALVRSEAQLAKSYYYDHAREFAKLVSSTCQSDGKCEFVVTTGGGPGIMEAANRGAYDVGAKNVGLNIELPHEQEPNPYITPELCFQFHYFAMRKFHFILRAAALVVFPGGYGTLDELFNTLCLRQTGRMQAIPIILYGRKYWESIINFQQLADEGVIADEHLDLVQFAETPEEAWIIISDFHL, from the coding sequence ATGCCCAAACCAACACCCGACGAATTCACTTTAGACGCCCGACACCCTGGCCTTTCGGAGGCCGTGGAGCGCAATCGCAAAGCGATCTTGAATTCTCCCAGCTACAAGCTGGCCGAGTACGATGTCGACTTCATCAAGCGCGATGAGCAGCGCCCGGTGCGGATGCAGCTGGAGCTGCAAAAAACCGAGCAACTGCTCCGCGAACACCACATCGAGACGATGATCGTCGTGTTCGGCGGCACGCAGATCGTACCCCGCGATCAGGCCGAACAAAGGGTAGAGATCGCCAAGAAGGAACTGGCCGCCGCGCCGGACGACAAGCGATTGCAGCGGGCACTCGTGCGGAGCGAGGCCCAACTGGCCAAGAGCTACTATTACGACCACGCCCGCGAGTTTGCCAAACTGGTTTCGAGCACCTGCCAATCCGATGGCAAGTGCGAGTTTGTCGTTACCACCGGCGGCGGGCCCGGCATCATGGAAGCCGCCAACCGGGGTGCCTACGATGTCGGTGCAAAGAACGTCGGCCTGAACATCGAACTACCGCACGAGCAGGAACCCAATCCGTACATCACACCGGAACTCTGTTTCCAGTTCCACTATTTCGCGATGCGTAAATTCCACTTTATCCTTCGCGCGGCCGCGCTCGTGGTGTTCCCCGGTGGTTATGGCACACTCGACGAACTCTTCAATACGCTTTGCCTGCGGCAAACGGGTCGCATGCAAGCGATTCCGATCATTCTTTATGGCCGTAAGTACTGGGAGTCGATCATCAATTTCCAGCAACTGGCCGACGAAGGGGTGATTGCCGACGAGCATCTCGACCTCGTGCAATTCGCCGAAACGCCCGAGGAAGCCTGGATAATCATCAGCGATTTTCACTTGTAA
- a CDS encoding MBL fold metallo-hydrolase RNA specificity domain-containing protein: MTQLTFHGAARTVTGSKYLLEADGARVLIDCGMFQGLKKLRELNWQPTPFDIKNLDAVLLTHAHLDHCGYLPRIVRQGYHNRIFCTPATAKLAEIIMLDSAKIQEHDADYANKKGFSKHKPALPLYEGKDVLTTVKLLREVERENWHQVAGPIWARFHDAGHLLGSNMIEVEVRNREKPLRILFSGDVGRYDGPLYFDPTPPPECDVLVCESTYGNRDHPDKDLSEGLADVFNRAVKRGGVILMASFAVGRAQQLIYLMQVLKSEGKIPDLPIYLDSPMSCNATDIYREHSDDHDLAEGDLNGERPVLGGPAVHLCRSVDESKGLNNVDGPAVIISSSGMMTAGRILHHLKRRLPDKRNTVVLGGYMAVGTRGRALEQGAPTIRMHGMDVPVNAAIEKVPGLSGHADRSGLLRWLSGLKQDPRQVFLTHGEPDSAEAFADTLAAERGWKPIVPEMGESHTLD, encoded by the coding sequence ATGACTCAACTTACGTTTCACGGTGCCGCCCGCACGGTTACTGGTTCCAAATATCTGCTCGAAGCCGATGGCGCACGGGTGCTCATCGACTGCGGTATGTTTCAAGGCCTCAAGAAGCTTCGCGAGCTGAACTGGCAGCCGACGCCGTTCGACATCAAGAACCTCGACGCGGTACTACTGACGCACGCCCACCTCGACCACTGTGGCTACTTGCCACGGATTGTTCGACAGGGCTATCACAACCGCATTTTCTGCACGCCGGCCACGGCCAAGCTGGCAGAGATCATCATGCTCGACTCGGCCAAGATTCAAGAGCACGACGCGGATTACGCCAACAAAAAGGGCTTCTCGAAACACAAACCCGCCTTGCCGCTGTACGAAGGCAAGGACGTGCTCACAACCGTCAAGCTATTGCGTGAAGTCGAACGCGAGAATTGGCACCAGGTCGCGGGTCCGATATGGGCTCGTTTTCACGACGCGGGGCACTTGCTTGGTTCGAACATGATTGAGGTCGAAGTTCGCAACCGCGAGAAGCCGCTGCGAATCCTCTTTTCGGGCGATGTTGGTCGCTACGACGGTCCGCTCTACTTCGATCCGACCCCCCCACCGGAATGCGATGTTCTGGTTTGTGAGAGCACCTATGGTAATCGCGACCATCCCGATAAAGACCTTTCGGAAGGACTGGCCGACGTGTTCAATCGCGCGGTCAAGCGAGGCGGCGTGATTCTCATGGCTTCGTTCGCAGTGGGACGCGCTCAGCAGTTGATTTACTTGATGCAGGTGCTCAAGAGCGAAGGCAAGATCCCCGACTTGCCGATCTATCTCGACAGCCCCATGTCGTGCAACGCGACCGACATCTATCGCGAGCACTCCGACGACCACGACCTGGCCGAAGGCGACTTGAACGGCGAACGCCCCGTGCTCGGCGGGCCGGCTGTGCACTTGTGCCGCAGCGTCGATGAATCGAAGGGGCTCAACAACGTGGATGGACCCGCGGTGATCATCTCGTCGAGCGGCATGATGACCGCCGGGCGGATCCTACATCACCTCAAGCGGCGGCTCCCCGACAAGCGAAACACCGTGGTACTCGGTGGCTACATGGCGGTCGGCACCCGTGGTCGGGCGCTCGAGCAAGGGGCCCCTACAATCCGCATGCACGGTATGGACGTTCCGGTAAACGCCGCCATCGAGAAAGTTCCCGGGCTCAGCGGCCACGCCGATCGTAGCGGGCTGCTACGCTGGCTCAGCGGTTTAAAGCAAGACCCTCGCCAGGTGTTCCTCACGCACGGCGAGCCCGACAGCGCCGAGGCATTTGCCGACACGCTAGCAGCCGAGCGGGGCTGGAAACCCATAGTGCCCGAAATGGGCGAATCGCATACGCTAGATTAG
- a CDS encoding IS4 family transposase, which yields MPSQRVAKDELPVWPEQVIGGKYVRLLEKFLKQLRSEDAHGNRKLFLDDVFVAYLLAFFNPTIRSLRTIEDFSQTVQAQKHLSIRKITRSTLSDFNQLADPERLQPILDALRRQLARKSKRQSIGDDDLDELLQQTVAVDGTFLPAVAEVAWAMCNTNNHGAKKHRARVDVHLPVSTWLPEAIVIPSPGQSEADSAIERLQPGRIYLYDRGFMSFALLAAHYDDTHALQSHFVARYRPAGGNSPTLREVKSRELTEKDKAAGVLSDGVGHFKSSNPSRHRVPRVQLREVIVACEEKGKPSQLRLITNLLDVPAHVIAMLYRYRWQVELFFRWLKSSANFGHLISHASEGVQTHFYVAVIAVLLMYLHTGYRPSKYLFALMGQVGRGAATLEEILPILRERERQNELARQSAARRSEKKKQQST from the coding sequence ATGCCTTCCCAGCGAGTTGCTAAAGACGAGCTACCAGTGTGGCCCGAGCAGGTCATTGGGGGGAAGTATGTCCGGCTTTTGGAGAAGTTTCTCAAACAACTCCGCTCGGAAGACGCCCACGGTAATCGCAAGTTATTTCTCGATGACGTGTTCGTAGCCTACCTGCTGGCGTTCTTCAATCCCACCATCCGCAGTTTGCGAACCATCGAAGATTTCAGCCAAACGGTACAGGCTCAGAAACACCTTTCGATTCGCAAGATCACTAGAAGTACGCTCTCAGACTTCAATCAACTGGCCGACCCCGAGCGATTGCAGCCGATTCTCGATGCCCTCCGCCGGCAACTTGCCCGCAAGTCAAAACGGCAATCGATAGGTGACGACGATCTCGACGAACTGCTCCAGCAGACCGTGGCCGTCGATGGCACGTTTCTCCCGGCCGTGGCCGAAGTCGCCTGGGCCATGTGCAATACGAACAATCATGGGGCGAAGAAGCATCGAGCGCGGGTGGATGTCCATTTGCCGGTGAGCACGTGGCTTCCCGAGGCAATCGTCATTCCATCCCCTGGCCAGAGCGAGGCCGATTCAGCCATCGAACGGTTGCAGCCCGGTCGTATCTATCTGTACGACCGCGGCTTCATGAGTTTCGCGCTCTTGGCAGCGCACTACGACGACACACACGCGTTGCAATCGCACTTCGTGGCTCGTTATCGCCCAGCGGGGGGCAATTCGCCCACGCTGCGGGAAGTGAAAAGTCGCGAACTCACCGAAAAAGACAAAGCGGCCGGCGTGCTCAGCGATGGAGTGGGACATTTCAAGTCTTCGAATCCGAGCCGACATCGAGTTCCCCGAGTGCAGCTTCGCGAAGTCATCGTCGCTTGCGAAGAAAAGGGAAAACCGTCGCAACTGCGGTTGATCACCAACCTGCTCGATGTACCGGCGCACGTGATTGCCATGCTGTATCGCTATCGTTGGCAAGTAGAACTGTTCTTTCGGTGGCTGAAGAGCTCTGCGAACTTCGGACACTTGATCAGCCACGCAAGCGAAGGGGTGCAAACGCACTTCTACGTGGCGGTCATTGCCGTGTTGCTGATGTACCTGCACACCGGTTATCGACCGAGCAAGTACCTGTTCGCCCTAATGGGACAGGTCGGCCGCGGGGCGGCAACCCTGGAAGAGATCCTGCCGATCCTCCGCGAGCGAGAACGTCAGAACGAACTGGCCCGGCAGTCGGCCGCGCGGCGGAGCGAGAAAAAGAAACAGCAATCGACTTAG